The window AAAGCCTCCGTACTCACGTCATGTTCCGCGGGAAGCCGCGTTGGAGCCCGTGAGACGGCAACCGACCCGCGCCGCAACAGCAAGGCCGGACGAGAAAAGGTTTGGCGAACATGAACAGTAGCGACACCACTGCCACCGCCGAGCTGGGCCTGCGGCTCGTGGTCCCCGAACGCACGGCGGTTCCCCTGGTCGCGCGCCTGGACTACAGCGCGGACGACCCGTACGCCATACGGGTGGCCTTCCACACCGGCGAGGACAACCCCGTCGAGTGGATCTTCGCCCGCGAGCTCCTGACCGTCGGCATCGTGCGCCCGGTCGGCGAGGGCGACGTCCGCGTGTGGCCCTCCAAGGACGACAACGGCGACCGCAGTGTGAGCATCGCGCTCTCCTCCCCCTTCGGTCAGGCCGAGTTCGACACCCAGGTCTCTCCCCTGGCCGAGTTCCTCCACCGGACCTACGAGATCGTTCCGGCGGGCCAGGAGGGCCAGTTCGTGAACCTCGACGAGGAGATCCAGCAGCACCTGCACTCCTGACGACCCGCGGGCCCCGGGGCCCTTCGCGGAGCACTCCCGACGGCTGAGGGGGTCGGCGCACCACGCGCCGCCCCCTCAGCCGTGTCCGCCCCCGGCCGAGGGGGTCAGGGGTCGATGTCGGCCGCGGAGCGCTCCGCGAAGACCGACGCGGCCTTGGCGGTGACCGGCCCGGGCTCTGCCGACACCGTGCGGCCGTCCACGTGCAGGATCGCCTGCACGTCGCGCCCGGTGGAGGTCAGGAAGGCCTCCGTCACCTCGGGGAGGCGCTCCATGGGCACGTCCTCCTCCTCGCCCCCGAACCACTCCAGGACGAGTTCGCGGGTGATCCCCGCCAGCGGGCCCGCCGACAGCGGCGGGGTGACCAGCCTGCCGTCGAGCACCACGAAGACGTTGCTGCCGGTGCCCTCGCACAGGTTGCCGCTCACGTTGCGAAAGAGCGCCTCGCCGGCGCCGCGCTGCTTGGCGTAGGCCAGGGCGCGCACGTTGTCGGCGTAGGAGGTGGTCTTGAGCCCGGCCAGGGCCCCGAACTCGTTGCGCGGCCAGGGAACCGTCGCCACGTCGGCGTGCGGGGCGATCCCGGGGAAGGGTCCCAGGGCCACGATGGCGGTCTGCTCGCCCGGGGAGCGGTCCGAGCCCAGCGGCCCGGCGCCGTCGGTGACCGTGATGCGCACGCGGGCGTCGGGCAGGTCCGGGTTGGCCGCCACCGCGCGGGCGACGCCGTCGGCGATCAGATCCAGGTCGGGCTCGGCCATGCCCAGCCCCTCCGCGGAGCGGGCCAGCCGCCTGAGGTGGCGGGTGAGGGCGAAGGGGCGGCCGCCGCGGGCCCGCACCGTCTCGAAGACCCCGTCACCCACCGTGATCCCGTGGTCCACCACGGGAATGCGCGCCTCGCTCTCGTCGACGACGGTGCCGCGACCGTACCCGGCACCCGCGATCCACACCTTCATCTGCCACCCCCACGTTCTCAAGAGCCCAGGTAGGGCCGGTGTCTGCACGATCCTCCCACCTCGTCGGCGTGTCCCGGCCCGCTCCTTCCGTAACCTCCGTACGGCGGGTTGGCAAGCCCCATGACCGGCACCGGCCGCTGGTCCAGCACCTATGCCCGTTTTGCGGAGGTATCACGACTGGTCACGCGGCTCGACGGTCTGGGCGGCCCACCCGGAATCCACCGTGGCGGCCGGACAGATAAGTTACGAATGACTATCATCTGGGCAACGCTTATGCGGGACCGGTGGCAGCCGAGTTCGGAGCTTTCCCCCAAGGCCCCCCGGCGGCGGCCCGCAGTGCGCGTGTCCCACGTCACGCACGACCACTGACAGAGCAAAGAGAGACATGACCCCACCGAGTACCGCCCGCGGAGAGCTCAGCTGGTTGCTGGACGATCTCCTCACGCGTGCCTCCGGTACGCAGCACGCCATCGTCCTGTCCACTGACGGGCTCCTCATGGCCACCTCCAGCGGACTGGACCGTCCCGCCGCCGAGCACCTGTCCGCGATCGCCTCGGGGCTGCACAGCCTCGCGGGCGGGGCGAGCAAGCAGTTCGCCGCGGGCGGCATCCGCCAGAGCATCATCGAGATGGACCGCGCCTTCCTCTTCGTCGCCGCGGCCGGAGAGGGCGCATGCATGGCGCTGATGTCGGACTCCGACAGCGACGTGGGCCTGATCGCCTACGAGATGAACAAGGTGATCGAGAGGGTCGGCCAGTACCTCTCGGCGCCTCCCCGACCCGACATGCCCTCCTCGCCGGCCCACGTGGAGAAGTAGCTCCCGCCGCCTCGGCGGGTCGGCGGACCTGCCCCGGCGGGGCACGGGTGTGCCCGGTGCGCCCGGCCGATTTCGCGCTTGGCCGGGAATCCGCTAGAGTTCTTAACGCAGCGAGGGGCGCTGACGGGGAGGAACCCCGGAGGCAGGACTCGCCGCGCGGACGTGGCTCAGCTGGTAGAGCATCACCTTGCCAAGGTGAGGGTCGCGGGTTCGAATCCCGTCGTCCGCTCGAACGGAAGCGTTCCGCGTCCCCCGGGTCGCGGAGCGGTTCCGGCTCCGGAGTCCGCTCCGGGGCGCACGCGGACGTGGCTCAGCTGGTAGAGCATCACCTTGCCAAGGTGAGGGTCGCGGGTTCGAATCCCGTCGTCCGCTCGGAGAGGCCCGCATGGGTGTCACTCGACAGCCCCCCATCGCGTTCCGGCGGAGTGGCCGAGTGGTTGAGGCAAGGGACTGCAAATCCCTGCACACGGGTTCGATTCCCGTCTCCGCCTCGCATCAAGCTTCACCTCATCCCCCGATGAGGGCGGTTAGCTCAGTTGGTTAGAGCGCTACCTTGACACGGTAGAGGTCACAGGTTCGAATCCTGTATCGCCCACTCCACTCTCGGACGACCCTGCTCGGCGGCCTTCGGCCGCCTCGCCGGGTCGTCTCGTCGTTCCTTCCGGGGGACGACCCC is drawn from Nocardiopsis dassonvillei subsp. dassonvillei DSM 43111 and contains these coding sequences:
- a CDS encoding roadblock/LC7 domain-containing protein; protein product: MTPPSTARGELSWLLDDLLTRASGTQHAIVLSTDGLLMATSSGLDRPAAEHLSAIASGLHSLAGGASKQFAAGGIRQSIIEMDRAFLFVAAAGEGACMALMSDSDSDVGLIAYEMNKVIERVGQYLSAPPRPDMPSSPAHVEK
- a CDS encoding SsgA family sporulation/cell division regulator, which encodes MNSSDTTATAELGLRLVVPERTAVPLVARLDYSADDPYAIRVAFHTGEDNPVEWIFARELLTVGIVRPVGEGDVRVWPSKDDNGDRSVSIALSSPFGQAEFDTQVSPLAEFLHRTYEIVPAGQEGQFVNLDEEIQQHLHS
- a CDS encoding aminotransferase class IV, producing the protein MKVWIAGAGYGRGTVVDESEARIPVVDHGITVGDGVFETVRARGGRPFALTRHLRRLARSAEGLGMAEPDLDLIADGVARAVAANPDLPDARVRITVTDGAGPLGSDRSPGEQTAIVALGPFPGIAPHADVATVPWPRNEFGALAGLKTTSYADNVRALAYAKQRGAGEALFRNVSGNLCEGTGSNVFVVLDGRLVTPPLSAGPLAGITRELVLEWFGGEEEDVPMERLPEVTEAFLTSTGRDVQAILHVDGRTVSAEPGPVTAKAASVFAERSAADIDP